Below is a genomic region from Longimicrobium sp..
GGCGCCGTCGCGAAAGGGCTGCATCTCGCCGGTAGCGGATCGCGTGCCCTCGGGCATGATCATCACGCTGACGCCCTTGGCCAGCCGGTCGCGGCACTCCTCCAGCGCCGATGCGCGGCTGCGCACGTCGCCACGCCGCACGGCGATGTCGCCGGCCATGCGCATCATCCATCCCATCATGGGGATCTTGAAGATGGCCTCCTTGGAAAGCCACTTCATCTCCCACGGCAGGTGCGAGATCAGGAAGATGTCCGCGAACGACTCGTGGTTCGCCACCGCCACGTAGGGGCGGCGCGGATCCTGGATGCGCACGCCGGTCGTGCGGAACTTCCACAGCGGATTGAGCGCCACCAGCGCCACCGCGGCACGCCGGAACCAGCGGCCCACCGTGTAGCGCCCCGGATCGCCCGGCACGGTGAAGACGTACACGATCCCCAGCAGCGGCACCCACAGGAGCACGATGACCGCGCTGCAGAGCCACACCCAGACCGAAGCAAGACGCTGGATCACGAAAACAGAGAGTCGAAGCGGGAGGTGACGGACCGCGGCCCGGGTCCGCACAGGACGGGCCAGGGCGTGCATACACCCCACCTGTGTCAGAGGTCGCCCGCCTCGCTCGTTCCCACGCCGTTCGTCCCGGATCACAGGAGCCCATCGATGCGCACCCGATTCTTCGCCGCTATGCTGATCGCGCTCGCCGCGTGCGGGGGCGAGGAGGCGCCGCACATTCCGCCCGAGCACGCGCGCGCCTTCGCCATCTGCCAGGGGACGATGCGCGAGCGGTACGAGGACTGGAGAAAGGTCCATCGCAAGGAGATGAGCCCCGCCGAGTTCGCGCGCCGCATACGCTTCGGCGAGCTGGGGAGCGAGGGGACGGCGGTGCGCGCGCTGGGCGGAGGCGTGTACGAGGTGCAGGGCTGGGCGGACCGCCCCAACGGTTCGCGCCAGCGAGAGGGCACCTTTCGCGGCCAGTTCACCTGCACGCTGCGTGAAAGCTGGACCCACGCGGCGCCGATGCAGGTGGTCGGCTGATGACGGGGCAGCGCGCCTACGCCGTCCTACACGCGCAGCCCGCCACGCGAAAAATCAAGCCACAGTGGACAGGCCTTCCTTCCGTGGCTTGCAGTTCCCTCTGTGTTATGCTGTTGCGGTTCGCGCGCAGGCACCGCGGCGGCCGTCGGGGGCCACCGCGGGATCGCGAAATCTGTGGAGCGGGATCGGTCAGGCCGCGCGCGCGCAGGTGGTGCAGGCGCGCGTCTCGGGGAACACCAGCAGGCGCTCGAAGGGGATGGGCCCACCGCACGCGTTGCACGCGCCGTAGGTGCCTTCCTCGATGCGGCGCAGCGCGTCCACCACGTGCGAGAGCTGCGCGCGCTCGCGCTCGGCCAGCGTCTTGGTGAGCCCCTGCGTCTGCAGCGCGTCGATGCGCGACAGGCGCCCCACCGTGTCCTGCTCCAGGTCGCGCGGGCGCGCGCTCTCGCCGCTGATCTTGAGGCTCCGCTCCAGCTTGGTGAGCGTGCGGAGGAGCTCCGTACGGATCGTATCCACCTGCTCCGGGCGGAGCGGGCTCTGCACTGCGGTCATGCGCGTCCTTCGCGTTTCGGGGGGATGAATCAGATACGGGAAACTAATGTAGCAGGGGCGGGTTTGGTCAAGGTGCGCCCGCCGGGTCCAGCCGCGCGGGGGCCACCCGCTCGATGAAGACGTCGAACACGCCGCCGCACACCGCGGGGCTCCACGAGAAGAGGTCCTCGGTGAGGTCGATGCGCAGGAGCCGCGGGGCGCCGGACTCCAGCACCTCGGCGGCGGCCTCGATCACCTGGGCCTCGCCGCACCCGCCGCCCACGGTGCCGGTAAGGCCGCGCTGGGGGTCCACGAGCATCTTGCTTCCCGCGCCGCGCGGCACGGAGCCGCGGCAGTGGACGATGGTCGCCAGCACCACCGCCCGCCCCGCGCGCGCCGCCTCTTCCGCCGCTTCGAACACCGCCAGGTCTTCGGTCATTCCGTCTGCGTGGGTGCGATGGCCAGCCGGTCCGCGATGTCGGCGATCGGCTCGGCGTCGCGCCAGGCCGCTTCCAGGATGGAGAGCTCGCCGGCCAGGGCGCGCCGCTCCTGCTCCTCGTGCAGCGCCATCTCCAGCGCCAGCGATGCGATGGGGTCGAGGCGCCGATCCTCTTTCCCCGGGCGTTTCCCCAGCGACGAGCCGCGGCGCGCCTTTTCGCGGATGTATTCCTCGGGGGAGCTGAGGGCGATGAGGCGCACCGCGTGCGTCAACTCCTCGCGCTTGCCCCCTTTTTCGTTCACCCCCACCAGCGTGCGTTCGAGCGCACGCCGCGCGTGCTGTCCGGTGAGCGCCAGCACTCGTCCGTCGGCGGGCGACGCGACGGCCCTGCGCTTCTTCGGTTTGACGTGGTCGGTTCCAGGAACGTGGAGGACGATGTCGCCCGAACCATCCTCGCCCAGCCACGCTCCATCGACGTGCCAGCGGCGGATGTCGCGCGGCATCCCGTCCGGCGAGGCTTCGGCGGGTACGCGGTGCACCACGCGCCTGCGCTGGTGCGCGTGCCAGGCGTTGATCCCCACGGACATCAGGCCCCCCATCCCCGCCCACGCGAGCCCGCCGAGGACTGCGACCGCCCCCACCGCCAGCGCACCGGACGCGATCAGGTACTTCTTCCGCCGCTGCTCCAGCGTGGCGCCGTATCGCCAGGCGGCCAGCTCGCCCTGGAGCGCGGCGCCCACGCGGATCAGCCGCGTGCCGTCGCGCAGCTTCGCCAGCCCCACGTTCTCCGACTGCACGCGGAGGCGGGTATCGCGAAACGTCCGCTCGGCGTCTTCGATGGCTTCCCAGCGCTCTTCGATGGGCGCCAGGTTCCACCGCGCGCACTTGCCGCACACGGCCCAGAGCCGCCCCTTCGCCGGGTCGAAGGCGAGCGTGCGGCCGATGGGGAACGCCTCCACCGCCTCGTTGGCGCCGAGGTCGGCCGAGCAGTAGATGCAGTGACGGTACATCGGGGTCCTTCGAGGGGTGGCCGGGCGAGTGAACTCGCTGCAACAACGGCACAAAGTCCGCCTTCGCGGACTCCACACAAAGGGCGGCGCGCAATCCCACGCTTTTGTCATCCTGAGAGAGCCGCCTCGCGAATGCCCACGTTGCACCCTACTCCGGCGGCGACCGAAGGATCTAGCCGGAGCCGGGCCGGGGACCGCATCGCACCCTGGGCCCCTCGGAACGCGCAGTAGATCCTTCGCTACGCGCCAGAGATCGGAGACGAGGCGAGTACCGAGTGGCGCGTCGCTCAGGATGACAAGATGAGGGAATGCCGCATTGATCGAGCCGGCTTCAGCCGGCTTCGCGTGGTTAAAGCCGGGGGATTCATCCCCCGGACCCGGCGCCCGCACCAAACCCAGCGCCCGGACCAAACCCCGCCGCCGCACACCCCCATCCATGCGTGCAACCTGCGAAGGCAGGTTTCCCGCGGTTGTTGCAGCGGTTTCAACCGCCGGCCCCTCCCTTCCCCACCCACCGCTCCGCCACCCGCTCCCGGTCCCGAAGCGGCACCCCCGTCCCCCCGCGGCGCACGAGGATCATCTCGGCGGCGATGGAGATGGCGATCTCCTCGGGGGTCTCGGCGTGGACGTCGAGGCCGATGGGGGCGTGGACGGCGGCGAGGCGCTCGTGCGGAATCCCCTCGCGGATGAGCTGCTCCAGCGCGGCGCGCACCCGGCGGCGGCTTCCCACCATCCCGACGTAGGCCGGCGCCTCGGGGCCCAGCAGGAGACCGCGCAGCGCCTCGAAGTCGTACTTGTGGCCGCGCGTCACCAGCACCAGGTGCGTGCCGGCATGGATGGGCACGCCGCGGAACGGGTCCGCGAAGTCGGCGCGCAGCACCTCGGCGGCCTCGGGAAAGCGCTCGCGGGTGGCGAACTCGGGCCGGTCGTCCAGCACCACCACGCGAAAGCCCAGCAGCGCACCCACCCTGCACAGCGGCCGCGCGATGTGCCCCGCGCCCACGATCACCAGCTCCGGACGCGGGCGGTGCGGCTCCAGGTAGACGGTGCAGCGCAGGCCTTCCGCCTCCAGCACCTGCGTCCCCGCGGGCGCAGAAGGGGGGATGCGCGAGCGCGCGGCCTCGACGGCGGCGGCGTCCAGCGCGGCGGAGCCCAGGGTGCCGGCGTGCTCGGCGGCCCACACCACCATCCGCTCCCCCGCGGCGGGGCCACCATCGGACGACTCCAGCACCACCACGCTCACCGCGGGCGGGCCCGCCGCCACGGCCTGGCGCGCGTGGTGGAGCGCGTCGGCCACCTCCAGCCTTCCGCTCACGCGCCCGTCCGCTCGCGCAGGCGGCGCAGGTCGTCCGGCGTGTCCACGTCGTGCGGGAGCGCGGCAACGGGAACCTCGACCCGGTCGTGCGCGTGGGCGTGGACGACGGTGCGGGCGCCGTCCGGCAGATCCGCATCGAGCAGCTCGGGCCACGAGGCGCGCGCGAACAGCACCGGGTGGCCGTGCTTCCCCTCCCGCGCGGGGACGACCACGGGCGCGCGGGTGGCGCGGAACGCATCCACCACCGCGCGCACGGCATCCGCCTCGGGGATGTCCACCGGGAGCACCGCCGCCGCCTCGGCCTCAACCGGGAGCGCGCGCAGGGCGACGCGAAGCGAGTCGAGCTGCTCCGAATCCGCGTCCGGGTTGAGCACGACGCGAGCGCCCAGCGCGGACGCGGCCTCGGCCACCCGCTCGTCGCCGGCCGCGGCGACCACCCACACTGGATCGCAGCCGCCGTCGCGCAGGGCGTGGACGGCGCGCTCCAGAAAGGTTGCCCCGCCCAGGAGGAGGAAGGGCTTGGGCTCCCCCATGCGCCGCGAGCGGCCCGCGGCGAGCACGATCCCGGCGATCATGGGCGGCAGGCGCGGCAAGACCGAAAGAAAGCCCGCCGGGGGGTTGGCCCCGGCGGGAATGGTTGGAACGTCCGTACGAGGACGTTGCTTCGAGTATCGCACCGTAACCGCCGTTTCGTCAAGCGCTATCCGGCGGGGGCCATCCCGGCCTCCAACCCCGCCCCGGCGAGCACCGGCTCTGGGTCGCGGCGGTGCATGGCGGCCACCACCACCGGCGGCGCCACCCCGCCGCGGCGCGAGCGGTCGTGCAGGGCGCGGATCAGCTCGCGCCCGTCTGGCACCGAGACGGGGGTGTCGAGGAGGACGAGGTCCGGCGAGAAGGTGTCCAGCATGCGCATGGCGGCGCGGGGGTGGGCGGCCATCCGCACCTCGACGCCATCGGCGCGCAGCAGGTCGGCGGCGGCGGTGCGGGCGGCGGGGTCTCCATCCACCACCAGCGCCCGCTGCACGCCACGGGCGAGCGCCCGGCGTAGCGCGGCGAGGAGCGGACCGCGGCCCACCGGCTTGTCCACCAGCTCCGCGGCGCCGTCCAGGTCGCGGCGGCTCTCGCCCGCCAGCACGCTCACCACCACCACGGGGATGTGGCGCAGCTCCGCATCGGCCTGCAGCTCGCGCAGCGTGTTCCAGCCGTTCATCCCCGGCATCAGCAGGTCCAGCGTGATGAGGTCGGGGCGAAGCTCGCGGGCCAGCCGCAGCCCCTCCTCGCCCGACGCCGCGGTGACGGTGCGGCACCCCATCTCCTCCGTGTGATGGGCGAGGAGGATGCGCGAGTCGGCCTCGTCGTCGATCACCAGCACCAGCCGCCCCCCGAAGTCGGCGGCGGCCTCGTCCAGGAACGACGCCTCCACCGGCTCAGCGGGGGCGGCGTGCGCCACCGCGACGGCCGGGGCCACCAGCGACGGCGCCAGCTCGGGCTGCGGCGCGTGCGGCGCCAGGATCACGCTGAACACCGAGCCCACCCCCACCTCACTCCTCACCTGGAGCCGGTACCCCATCAGCTCGCAGAGCGAAGCGGAGATGGCAAGCCCCAGCCCTGTGCCCCCGAACCTGCGCGCCGTCCCCACCTCGGCCTGCTCGAAGGGCTGGAAGATCGCCGTCAGCCGGTCGTGCGGAATGCCGACGCCCGTGTCCGCCACGTCGATGCGCACCGCGCGCCCCGCCGCGTCCGTCGTGACCGCCAGCGTCACGCTGCCGCGCTCGGTGAACTTGAGCGCGTTCCCCACCAGGTTGATCAGCACCTGCTTGAGCTTCACCGGGTCCGCCTGCAGCGTGGCGAGACTCGTGGGCACCATGGCGCGCAGCTCGATGGGACGGTCGCGCACCGCGCCCTGCAGCTCGGTCATGATGCACTTCACCGTCTCGTCCAGCGCCACCGGGGCCAGGTCCACCTCCACCTTGCCGGCCTCCACCTTGGAAAGGTCCAGGATGTCGTTGATCAGCCCCAGCAGGTGCACGCCGTTGCTGGCGATGCGGTCCAGGAAGCCGAGCTCCTGGTCGCCCAGCGCGCCTCGCTTGTTCTTGCGCAGCACGTTGGTGAAGCCGATCACGGAGTTGAGCGGCGTGCGCAGCTCGTGGCTCATCTGCGAGAGGAACTCGCTCTTGGCGCGGTTGGCGGCCTCGGCGCTCTCCTTGGCGCGCACCAGCTCCGCCTCCGCCTGCTTGCGCTCGGTGACGTCTGCGATGAAGCCCTCCAGCGCGACCAGCTCCTCGGTGGCCGAGCGCACGCCCAGCCCCTGCTCCCACACCCAGCGCACCTCGCCCGATGCGGTGAGGATGCGGTACTCCAGCTCGAAGGGGCGCCCCTCGGCCAGCGCGGCCTCCACCTGGCGGCGCACGTACTCCGCGTCGCCCGGGTGCACCAGCGATGCGTAGGAGACCGTCCCGCCCGGCACCAGCTCGGCCGGGGTGTAGCCGGTGAGGGCGGTGGCGCCGCCGCTCACGAACTCCATCGGCCACCCCGCGCCCTCGTTCCGGCGGCGGTAGGCCATCCCGGGAAGGTTGCGCATGAGCGTGGCGAGCATGCGCTGGCTCTCGCCGAGCGCTTCCTTGGCGGCGCGGCTGGCGGTGATGTCGCGCGAGTTGACCACCACGCCGCCGACCGCCGGGTGCTCCAGCAGGTTGGTGCCGCGGGCGCCCAGCCACCGCCACGAGCCGTCCTTGTGCAGGAAGCGGAAGGGGACCTCGTGGCTCGTGCCCGGCTGGCTGAGGATCTCTCCGAAGACGGCGAGCACCGCGCCCACGTCTTCGGGGTGGATCAGCTCGAAGGCGTTGCGGCCCCGCAGCTCCTCGCCCTCGTAGCCGAAGAGCTCGTACACGGCCGGGCTCTCGTATCGGAACATCCCCTGGATGTCGAGGATGGTGATGAGGTCGGAAGCCTTCTCGATCAGCGCGCGGAAGTACTCCTCCTTGCGGCGCAGCTCTTCCTGGCCGCGCCGGCGCTCGCTGATGTCGTGAAGGAACGCGGTGAAGATCTGCGACCCGCCCACGCGGATGGGCGTCACCGTCATCTCCACGGGAAAGGTGCTGCCGTCGCGGTGGATGGCCGGCACCTCCACGCGGCGGTTGAGGATCGGCCCCTCGCCCGTCTGGAAGAGGTGCGCCATTCCGCGCCGGTGTGCCTCGCGGTGCTCCGGGGGGACGATCAGCTCGGACACGCAGCGGCCCTTCGCCTCCTCGCGCGTCCACCCGAAGGTGAGCTCTGCGCAGGCGTTCCAGTCCGTCACGCGCCCCTCCGCGTCCATCGCCACGAAGGCGTCGTGCGCGGACTCCACGATGCGGCGGGTGCGCTCCTCGCTCTGGCGCAGCCCTTCCTGTGCGTGCGCGCGCTCGGCCACGCGGCCCATCTGCGTCCCCACGTGGCGCATCACGTCCAGCACCGCGGCGTCCGGCTCGCGGTTGCTTTCCGTAAAGAACTCCAGCACGGCCGCCACCTTGCCGCGCGCCTGCACGGGAAAGGCGAATGCGCCGTGCAGTCCGCACTCCGCGGCGGCGCTGGCCCGCATGAAGCCGGGGTCGCTGGCCACGTCCACCCCCCACGCCGGCTCGCCTGTGGCCAGCGCGCGCCCCGGCAGCCCCTCGCCCGGTGCGAAGCGCGCCGCCTCGGACGCTTCGCGGAACGACGCGTAGCGCTCCGCCTCGTCCAGGTGCCAGATGCGCCCCGACACCAGCCCGCCCGCGACGTCCACGAAGCATGCGTGCCCCACCGGCCACCCCGTGTACGTGCAGACCCGCTCCAGGCACGCCGCGACCGCCTCCTCCACGCTGGCGGCCTGGTTGGCGTCGTCGGCCACGCCGCGCAGCAGCTCCAGCAGCTCGTTGCGGCGGCTGAGGGCCTGCTCGGCGGCGCGCCTCTCCTGCAGGTCGCGCCGCAGCCGGATCTCGGCGGCCACGGAGGCGGCCAGCGCCTCCAGCGTCTCCGCATGCTCGGCGGTCCAGGCGCGGGGGCGCTGGTCCACCACGCACAGCGTGCCCAGCACGTGCCCGTCCTGGGTGCGCAGCGGGGCGCCCAGGTACGCGATCGACTCGTAGTACGACGCCGTCAGCGGGTGCACGCGCGCGTCCTCGATGGCCAGCGTCTCCCCCGCCGCCACGGTGTGCCGGCAGTACGAGGTGCTGACGGGCGACTCGCGGGTGTCGCAGAGAGGGGCGGCCAGCCCCACCTGACTCTTGAAGAACTGCCGCTCCGCGTCAACGAGCGACACCAGCGCGACGGGCGTGTCCAGCAGGCGCGCGGCCAGGCGGGTGAGGCGGTCGAAGGCTTCCTCGGGCGGGGAGTCCAGCAGCCCGGTGGCGCGCAACTCGGCGAGGCGCGCGGGGTCGAGTACCGCGTTCATTTCATGCGACATGGCGCTTGATCGCTCCCAGCAGGAGCTCCTCGTCGATGATGGGCTTGGTGACGTAGTCGTCGAAGCCGGCGTCCAGGAAGCGGTCGCGGTCGCCGCTCATGGCGTGCGCCGTCAATGCGATGACGGGAAGCCCACGCAGCGCCTCGTCCGTGCGCAGGATGCGGAGCACCTCCACGCCATCCAGCCCGGGAAGGGAGATGTCGAGGAGCACCAGGTCCGGCTGCTCGCGCCGGATCCCGTCCAGCGCCTCGGGACCGTCCGGGTACTCGGTCACGCAGTACTCCCCGTCGAGGAGCGCCTGCACGAGCATGCGGTTGTCCGGATTGTCTTCGACCAGGGCGATGTTCTTCATGGCGGGGCTGCGTTTCTGCGGGGAAGTGATTCGTGGCGCTTTTCCCCAAGGCGATCTCCGCGCCATCCCGGACCGTTTCGCTAACCTGTTGCGCGGGTGAGGCTTGCGCGTTGCGGCGCGAGGGAGGCGGGGACGGCGGAGCGTCTACGATCTGTACGGCTGTGGGAGGTCGAGACGCGGAAAACGGCGGTGGGGGGGCGGATGGGGGGCGGGTGTTCAGCTTTCGTACGGCGTCAGGGGGGGGAGAGAGCCGGAGGAGGCCGGCGGTTGAAACCGCTGCAACAACCGCGGGAAGCCTGCCTTCGCAGGCTCCGGGCGGGATCGGTGCGGGGGGCGCGCCGCGGCGGCGGACGCGTGCCGGGGGCTAAAGCCCCCGGCTGGAACTACGCGAAGGCGGCTGAAGCCGGCTCGTGCGGGCGGGACGGATGGGAGCAGCGGTGGTTGGTGAGTACGGAAATTTCCGGTCCGACATTTTCCGTACCCTCGTTGCAACGATTATCGGAAGTGATGACGGACAAGCCCCCTCTCTCGATAACGGCGAGGGCGGAGCCCTCTCCTGTTATCGGGAGAGGGGGCAGCGAGGAACGAGCGGGGGTGAGGGCCCTCACATCCCACCTCCCTCCGCATCGTACAGCCACGCGCGGAACCGCTCCAGCTCGTTCGCCAGGGTGTGCACCAGGGGGACGAGCGACGAGCTCTCGCCGGATTCGGCGCGGTGCTCGGCGTCCTGGCAGAGGCGCTGCACGGTAACGGCGCCGAGCTGGCCGGCGCTGGACTTGAGGGTGTGGGCGACCTTGCGCACCTCCTCCGCGTCGCCGCGCTGGGCGGCGGCGAGGGCGGCGGCGATCTGGGCGGGGGCGCGGGCCAGGAACATCTCCACGATCTGCGTGCGGAGCGCGTCGCCGCCCCAGCGGTGGAGCCGCTCCAGCGCGGCGGGGTCTCCCGGCGATTCCACGCGGAATGGGTCTTCAGTCATAGGTTCCGGCATCCTGGCTTGACAATGCGGGGGCGCGTGACGAACGTGCTCGGCTCCCCGCCGCGTGCGGGAAAATTATCGGGGAAGGTACCGCATGGCGAGACGATGAAGATTCTGGTTGCGGACGACGATCCGCTGATCGTACAGATCCTCCGCGCGGGGCTGCGTGCCCAGGGGTGGGACGTGGTCGTGGCCGCGGACGCCATGCAGGTGTCGATGTTCGCCATGAACGCCGCTCCCGACGCGATCCTGCTGGACATCAACATGCCCGGCGGCACGGGTGTCACGGCCCTCAAGCGCCTCAAGCAGTCGGTGAAGACGGCACACATCCCCGTCGTCGTGCTGAGCGGCACCACCGATCCACAGATCCCCGACACCGTGCGCGAAATGGGCGCCCAGACCTTTCTGCCGAAGCCGGTGGACCTGGACGAGGTGGTGCGGGTGCTGAACGGGCTGCTGGGCACGGGCTGAAGGAAGTGCGTTAGTGCGTTAGTGCGTTAGTGCGGGTGGACGGCGCGTTGCCTCGGTTTGTCATCCCGAGCGACGCGCTTCTCCGTTCTGGCCCGTGCCGCGAACCGCGGCGCGGAGCGAAGGATCTACTGCGCGTACCGAGAACCCGTGGTCACCCGCAGGCCTCCTGCCTCACGGGCTAGATCCTTCGGTCGCCGCGCAAGTATGGTGTGCACGGCGGCGGCGGGTGGGCGGCTCCCTCAGGATGACATGAACGCACGTACGCACTAACGCACTAACGCACTTCCATCCAGCACCCGCCGCACGGCGTGCAGCAGCGTCGACGGGTCGAACGGCTTCTGGAGGAAGGCCATGCCGTCGTCGAGCACGCCGTGGTGGACGATGGCGTCGTCGGTGTAGCCGGAGGTGAAGAGGACGCCGGCTTCAGGACGCAGCGACGCCATGCGCTCGGCGACTTCGCGGCCGCTCATCCCCGGCATCACCACGTCGGTCACCAGCAGGTGGATGGGGCCGGGGTGCGCCTCCGCCACGGTGAGCGCCTCGGCGCCGGCGGCGGCGGCGAGCACGGTGTAGCCGGCGCGGGTGAGTACGCGATGGCCCAGGCGGCGCACGCTCTCCTCGTCCTCCACCAGCAGGATCGTCTCGGTGCCGCCGCGAAGTTCGCCGCCGCGGGCGGGGCCCTGCGGCGCGGGCACGCCGTCCACGCGGGGAAGGTAGACCTTGAAGCTGGTTCCCCGCCCCACCTCGCTGTACACCCACACGTGCCCGCCGCTCTGGTGCACGATCCCGTACACGGTCGCCAGCCCCAGCCCCGTTCCCCGCCCCGGCTCCTTGGTGGTGAAGAACGGGTCGAAGGCGCGCGCCCGCGTCTCGGCGTCCATCCCCTGCCCGGAGTCGCTCACCGCCACCATCACGTACGCCCCCGGCTTCACCGAGGGGTGGCGGCGGGCGTAGTCCTCGTCCAGCCAGACGTTGCGCGTCTCCACCGTCAGCTTGCCGCCACCGGGCATGGCGTCGCGGGCGTTCAGGGCCAGGTTCATCAGCACCTGCTCCATCTGCCCGGGGTCCGCGCGCACGGCGCCCAGCCCGGGGTCGGCGCTGGTGCGGAAGTCGATGTCCTCGCCCAGCAGGCGGCGCAGGAGCCGGTCGGCGCGCGCTACGGTGTCGTTCAGGTCCACCACGCGCATCTGCAGCACCTGGCGGCGGCTGAAGGCGAGGAGCTGCTGTGTCAGCTCGGCGGCGCGCCCGCTCACCGTCTCGATCTCCTCCAGGTCCTCCCGCATCGGGCTCCCCTCCGGGAGGTCGATGAGGAGGAGCTGCGCGTTTCCCTTGATGACGGTGAGCAGGTTGTTGAAGTCGTGCGCCACGCCCCCCGCAAGCCGCCCCACCGTCTCCATCTTCTGCGCCTGCTGCAGGTCGTACTGGCTCTGGCGAAGCGCTTCCTCGGCCCGCCTGCGCTCGGTGGTGTCCTCCATGATCCCGACGGTGAAGCAGGGGGCGCCCGCCGCGTCCCGCACCAGCGACACGTTCAGGTGGGTCCACAGGATGGCGCCGTCGCTGCGGAAGTAGCGCTTCTCCACCTGGTAGTGCGTGCACTCGCCCGCCACCAGGTCGCCGAACAGCTCCCAGTCCGCCGCCACGTCCTCCGGGTGGGTGATCTGGCTGAAGAGCATCTCGTGGAGCTCTTCGGCGGAGTAGCCCAGCATCGACTGGAGGGCGCGGTTGGTGCGCACCAGGCGGCCGTGCAGGTCCACGATGGCCATCCCCACCGCCGCCTCGTCGAAGAGGGCGCGGAGCTGCGATTCGCTGGCGCGCAGCGACTCCTCGGTGCGCAGGCGCTCCGCCCGGTCGCTCCGCGCGTCGAACTCGCTGGAGACCGCCACGGCCAGGTCGCGCAGCATCGCCACTTCGTCGCCGGTCCACTCGCGCGGCCCTGGAGCGGTCACGCAGAGCGAGCCCAGCGTCTCCCCATCCGCGCCGGTGAGGGGGACTCCGGCGTAGGCCACCACGCCGTACTCGGCCACCGCGGGGTTGTGCCTCAGCACGGGATGCTGGCGCGCGTCGGCCACGACCAGCGGCTCGCCGGTCTCCACCACGTACCGGCAGAAGGAGTGCGACAGCGGCGAGTGGCGGCCGGCGGGGTGCGGCCCATCGCCGGCGCACCCCCTGAAGATCTGCCGCGCGCCGTCGATCACCGTCACCATCCCCGCGGGCGCGCGAAGGAGCCGCGCGGCCAGCCGGGCGAAGCGGTCGAACGCCTCGTCACCGCCGGCCGCCTGCTCTGGATCCGGCATGGACTCGTGAAGAGGTGC
It encodes:
- a CDS encoding lysophospholipid acyltransferase family protein yields the protein MIQRLASVWVWLCSAVIVLLWVPLLGIVYVFTVPGDPGRYTVGRWFRRAAVALVALNPLWKFRTTGVRIQDPRRPYVAVANHESFADIFLISHLPWEMKWLSKEAIFKIPMMGWMMRMAGDIAVRRGDVRSRASALEECRDRLAKGVSVMIMPEGTRSATGEMQPFRDGAFRLAVELGCPILPIAVAGTRDAIPKGTWLINRARAVAHVLDPVETTGLTLADVPALRDRVRAMIGEARERLFRELA
- a CDS encoding TraR/DksA C4-type zinc finger protein; the encoded protein is MTAVQSPLRPEQVDTIRTELLRTLTKLERSLKISGESARPRDLEQDTVGRLSRIDALQTQGLTKTLAERERAQLSHVVDALRRIEEGTYGACNACGGPIPFERLLVFPETRACTTCARAA
- a CDS encoding XdhC family protein, producing the protein MTEDLAVFEAAEEAARAGRAVVLATIVHCRGSVPRGAGSKMLVDPQRGLTGTVGGGCGEAQVIEAAAEVLESGAPRLLRIDLTEDLFSWSPAVCGGVFDVFIERVAPARLDPAGAP
- a CDS encoding XdhC family protein, encoding MSGRLEVADALHHARQAVAAGPPAVSVVVLESSDGGPAAGERMVVWAAEHAGTLGSAALDAAAVEAARSRIPPSAPAGTQVLEAEGLRCTVYLEPHRPRPELVIVGAGHIARPLCRVGALLGFRVVVLDDRPEFATRERFPEAAEVLRADFADPFRGVPIHAGTHLVLVTRGHKYDFEALRGLLLGPEAPAYVGMVGSRRRVRAALEQLIREGIPHERLAAVHAPIGLDVHAETPEEIAISIAAEMILVRRGGTGVPLRDRERVAERWVGKGGAGG
- a CDS encoding nucleotidyltransferase family protein is translated as MIAGIVLAAGRSRRMGEPKPFLLLGGATFLERAVHALRDGGCDPVWVVAAAGDERVAEAASALGARVVLNPDADSEQLDSLRVALRALPVEAEAAAVLPVDIPEADAVRAVVDAFRATRAPVVVPAREGKHGHPVLFARASWPELLDADLPDGARTVVHAHAHDRVEVPVAALPHDVDTPDDLRRLRERTGA
- a CDS encoding PAS domain S-box protein, which encodes MNAVLDPARLAELRATGLLDSPPEEAFDRLTRLAARLLDTPVALVSLVDAERQFFKSQVGLAAPLCDTRESPVSTSYCRHTVAAGETLAIEDARVHPLTASYYESIAYLGAPLRTQDGHVLGTLCVVDQRPRAWTAEHAETLEALAASVAAEIRLRRDLQERRAAEQALSRRNELLELLRGVADDANQAASVEEAVAACLERVCTYTGWPVGHACFVDVAGGLVSGRIWHLDEAERYASFREASEAARFAPGEGLPGRALATGEPAWGVDVASDPGFMRASAAAECGLHGAFAFPVQARGKVAAVLEFFTESNREPDAAVLDVMRHVGTQMGRVAERAHAQEGLRQSEERTRRIVESAHDAFVAMDAEGRVTDWNACAELTFGWTREEAKGRCVSELIVPPEHREAHRRGMAHLFQTGEGPILNRRVEVPAIHRDGSTFPVEMTVTPIRVGGSQIFTAFLHDISERRRGQEELRRKEEYFRALIEKASDLITILDIQGMFRYESPAVYELFGYEGEELRGRNAFELIHPEDVGAVLAVFGEILSQPGTSHEVPFRFLHKDGSWRWLGARGTNLLEHPAVGGVVVNSRDITASRAAKEALGESQRMLATLMRNLPGMAYRRRNEGAGWPMEFVSGGATALTGYTPAELVPGGTVSYASLVHPGDAEYVRRQVEAALAEGRPFELEYRILTASGEVRWVWEQGLGVRSATEELVALEGFIADVTERKQAEAELVRAKESAEAANRAKSEFLSQMSHELRTPLNSVIGFTNVLRKNKRGALGDQELGFLDRIASNGVHLLGLINDILDLSKVEAGKVEVDLAPVALDETVKCIMTELQGAVRDRPIELRAMVPTSLATLQADPVKLKQVLINLVGNALKFTERGSVTLAVTTDAAGRAVRIDVADTGVGIPHDRLTAIFQPFEQAEVGTARRFGGTGLGLAISASLCELMGYRLQVRSEVGVGSVFSVILAPHAPQPELAPSLVAPAVAVAHAAPAEPVEASFLDEAAADFGGRLVLVIDDEADSRILLAHHTEEMGCRTVTAASGEEGLRLARELRPDLITLDLLMPGMNGWNTLRELQADAELRHIPVVVVSVLAGESRRDLDGAAELVDKPVGRGPLLAALRRALARGVQRALVVDGDPAARTAAADLLRADGVEVRMAAHPRAAMRMLDTFSPDLVLLDTPVSVPDGRELIRALHDRSRRGGVAPPVVVAAMHRRDPEPVLAGAGLEAGMAPAG
- a CDS encoding response regulator — protein: MKNIALVEDNPDNRMLVQALLDGEYCVTEYPDGPEALDGIRREQPDLVLLDISLPGLDGVEVLRILRTDEALRGLPVIALTAHAMSGDRDRFLDAGFDDYVTKPIIDEELLLGAIKRHVA
- a CDS encoding Hpt domain-containing protein, translated to MTEDPFRVESPGDPAALERLHRWGGDALRTQIVEMFLARAPAQIAAALAAAQRGDAEEVRKVAHTLKSSAGQLGAVTVQRLCQDAEHRAESGESSSLVPLVHTLANELERFRAWLYDAEGGGM
- a CDS encoding response regulator; translated protein: MKILVADDDPLIVQILRAGLRAQGWDVVVAADAMQVSMFAMNAAPDAILLDINMPGGTGVTALKRLKQSVKTAHIPVVVLSGTTDPQIPDTVREMGAQTFLPKPVDLDEVVRVLNGLLGTG